In Leptospira levettii, the genomic window AACAATGTTAGTCTATAAAGCATTGGCAGCCATTCCCATCACCTTACTTGCAATTTATTCCATTTCACTCATCATCTTGTATGGAGCAGAAGTAACGGCAACCCTTCAATTCCCTGATCGATACTTACTTCCGAAACATCCTTTTGATGATATTGATGGAACACTTTCCTTTGAATTTTATAAAATTCTGCAAGTATTAACACTCACCTATTCTCACCAACAGAACCAAGGTGAACTCATCAAACTTTCACAATTACGAAAGTCACTTGTTTTACCTGAAAAGGAATTAAATCAAATATTGGACAAATTAACAGAGGCTCAATTCATCCAAATCACGGAAGACAAACGTATCACACCAATGAAATTAAAAGAACAAATCAATTTGGTATCAGTGTATGAAGAAACTTCTAGTTTTAAATTGGGTGCACCAAAAGAAAGGGCAAGTTTGTCGCCAAAACTAAACGATAACCTCACCCAATTGGAAGAAAAATGGAAAGAAGAACTTCGAAAAACTTCTTTCTCGAATTTGATTTAAAGATACGGTTTTGATTTCACAGGCGGAAGAGACGCAGACATTTGTTTGTAGATCTCTTCTGCAAGTCCCATGGATTCATTTTGTGAAATATTCTTAGCATACTCATCATAAAGCATATCTTCAAAAATCTCTTCAGCATACCCACCATCGATGAGTTTTTCTTTATGGATGGTGTTTTTCATTTCTTTTAACATCATCTTCACAAATACAGATTCAAATTCCACTGAAGCATCATATAATTTTTTACGATACGGATCCGCAGTAATTTCCTCACGGATGTTTTGTGGTACTTTTAAAGAAGAGGAACTCACCTTTCCCATGAGTTCTTCATGGGTCTCGAGTAAATTCTGGAATTCCGAACTATTTTTTCCGTTTGTTTCTTTCCCTTTGGGGTCAGATAACGACTTCATCCGATTCAGGATGGTTTCGTCTTTGGATCGGCTGAGTCTTCCTGAGTAATCTTGGATTTTGTGAATGTCCATATTATGTCTACTTAAAGTATCGGCAGAATTTCCAATTACTGGATCACAAGTTCTGCTTTTAATGCCCCTTGTTTTTTTAAGGCTTCTAAAATGGAGATGATATCCTTTGTGGAAGCTCCCAC contains:
- a CDS encoding rod-binding protein, which gives rise to MDIHKIQDYSGRLSRSKDETILNRMKSLSDPKGKETNGKNSSEFQNLLETHEELMGKVSSSSLKVPQNIREEITADPYRKKLYDASVEFESVFVKMMLKEMKNTIHKEKLIDGGYAEEIFEDMLYDEYAKNISQNESMGLAEEIYKQMSASLPPVKSKPYL